A single genomic interval of Pseudorasbora parva isolate DD20220531a chromosome 21, ASM2467924v1, whole genome shotgun sequence harbors:
- the ndel1a gene encoding nuclear distribution protein nudE-like 1-A isoform X4, whose translation MDANMIPKFTSKDEEIDFWKALSLKYKKNYKEAQEELLEFQEGSRELETELETQLGQAEHRIRDLHADNERLQHELDSLKEKLEYQYSQSYKQISVLEDDLSQTRGIKEQLHKYVRELEQANDDLERAKRATITSLEDFEQRLNQAIERNAFLESELDEKESLLVSVQRLKDEARDLRQELAVRESRPEVTRMSAPSSPTPDNDKTDSAVQASLSLPATPLSNNLDNAFTSQTVLANSSTNAALTPSARISALNIVGDLLRKVGALESKLTACRNFAKDQAARKNYVTNVNGNLINGDISNYSHSLHTSYFDKARERVIFPALLLAGQ comes from the exons ATGGATGCAAATATGATACCAAAATTCACCTCCAAAGACGAGGAAATTGACTTCTGGAAGGCTCTTTCGCTGAAGTACAAGAAAAA TTATAAGGAGGCACAGGAGGAGTTGCTGGAGTTCCAAGAGGGGAGCAGAGAGCTGGAGACAGAGCTGGAGACACAACTGGGCCAGGCGGAGCATCGCATCAGAGACCTGCATGCGGACAATGAGAGACTGCAGCATGAGCTCGACTCTCTCAAG GAGAAGCTGGAGTATCAGTATTCTCAGAGCTATAAACAGATCTCTGTACTGGAGGACGACCTAAGCCAGACTCGAGGCATCAAGGAGCAGCTGCACAAATACGTCAGAGAGCTAGAGCAGGCCAATGACGACCTGGAGAGAGCTAAGAG AGCCACGATTACATCTCTGGAGGACTTTGAGCAGAGGCTGAACCAGGCCATTGAGAGAAACGCCTTTCTGGAGAGTGAACTGGATGAGAAAGAGTCTCTCCTGGTGTCTGTGCAGAGACTAAAAGATGAAGCCAGGG ACTTGCGGCAAGAGCTTGCGGTGCGAGAGAGTCGCCCGGAGGTGACGAGAATGTCAGCCCCCAGCTCTCCGACTCCAGACAATGACAAAACCGACTCCGCGGTCCAGGCCTCCCTCTCTCTGCCAGCTACACCTCTCAGCAACAACCTGGACAATGCTTTCACCAGCCAGACAG TTCTGGCCAACAGCTCCACTAATGCAGCCCTCACTCCATCTGCTAGAATATCAGCGCTCAATATTGTTGGCGATCTACTGCGCAAAGTTGGG GCTTTAGAGTCCAAGCTCACAGCATGTCGAAATTTTGCCAAGGACCAGGCAGCCAGGAAGAACTATGTCACAAATGTCAACGGCAATCTGATTAATGGCGACATTTCAAATTACTCGCACTCGCTCCACACATCCTACTTCGACAAAGC AAGAGAGAGGGTCATTTTCCCTGCGTTGCTCTTGG CAGGACAATGA
- the ndel1a gene encoding nuclear distribution protein nudE-like 1-A isoform X1, which produces MDANMIPKFTSKDEEIDFWKALSLKYKKNYKEAQEELLEFQEGSRELETELETQLGQAEHRIRDLHADNERLQHELDSLKEKLEYQYSQSYKQISVLEDDLSQTRGIKEQLHKYVRELEQANDDLERAKRATITSLEDFEQRLNQAIERNAFLESELDEKESLLVSVQRLKDEARDLRQELAVRESRPEVTRMSAPSSPTPDNDKTDSAVQASLSLPATPLSNNLDNAFTSQTVLANSSTNAALTPSARISALNIVGDLLRKVGALESKLTACRNFAKDQAARKNYVTNVNGNLINGDISNYSHSLHTSYFDKARTMNGLDPGTVTNISAPPSSNSPSGLVLSV; this is translated from the exons ATGGATGCAAATATGATACCAAAATTCACCTCCAAAGACGAGGAAATTGACTTCTGGAAGGCTCTTTCGCTGAAGTACAAGAAAAA TTATAAGGAGGCACAGGAGGAGTTGCTGGAGTTCCAAGAGGGGAGCAGAGAGCTGGAGACAGAGCTGGAGACACAACTGGGCCAGGCGGAGCATCGCATCAGAGACCTGCATGCGGACAATGAGAGACTGCAGCATGAGCTCGACTCTCTCAAG GAGAAGCTGGAGTATCAGTATTCTCAGAGCTATAAACAGATCTCTGTACTGGAGGACGACCTAAGCCAGACTCGAGGCATCAAGGAGCAGCTGCACAAATACGTCAGAGAGCTAGAGCAGGCCAATGACGACCTGGAGAGAGCTAAGAG AGCCACGATTACATCTCTGGAGGACTTTGAGCAGAGGCTGAACCAGGCCATTGAGAGAAACGCCTTTCTGGAGAGTGAACTGGATGAGAAAGAGTCTCTCCTGGTGTCTGTGCAGAGACTAAAAGATGAAGCCAGGG ACTTGCGGCAAGAGCTTGCGGTGCGAGAGAGTCGCCCGGAGGTGACGAGAATGTCAGCCCCCAGCTCTCCGACTCCAGACAATGACAAAACCGACTCCGCGGTCCAGGCCTCCCTCTCTCTGCCAGCTACACCTCTCAGCAACAACCTGGACAATGCTTTCACCAGCCAGACAG TTCTGGCCAACAGCTCCACTAATGCAGCCCTCACTCCATCTGCTAGAATATCAGCGCTCAATATTGTTGGCGATCTACTGCGCAAAGTTGGG GCTTTAGAGTCCAAGCTCACAGCATGTCGAAATTTTGCCAAGGACCAGGCAGCCAGGAAGAACTATGTCACAAATGTCAACGGCAATCTGATTAATGGCGACATTTCAAATTACTCGCACTCGCTCCACACATCCTACTTCGACAAAGC CAGGACAATGAACGGTTTGGACCCCGGCACCGTGACGAACATCTCGGCCCCGCCAAGCTCCAACTCTCCGTCCGGCCTAGTGCTCAGCGTGTGA
- the ndel1a gene encoding nuclear distribution protein nudE-like 1-A isoform X2, producing MDANMIPKFTSKDEEIDFWKALSLKYKKNYKEAQEELLEFQEGSRELETELETQLGQAEHRIRDLHADNERLQHELDSLKEKLEYQYSQSYKQISVLEDDLSQTRGIKEQLHKYVRELEQANDDLERAKRATITSLEDFEQRLNQAIERNAFLESELDEKESLLVSVQRLKDEARDLRQELAVRESRPEVTRMSAPSSPTPDNDKTDSAVQASLSLPATPLSNNLDNAFTSQTVLANSSTNAALTPSARISALNIVGDLLRKVGALESKLTACRNFAKDQAARKNYVTNVNGNLINGDISNYSHSLHTSYFDKATMNGLDPGTVTNISAPPSSNSPSGLVLSV from the exons ATGGATGCAAATATGATACCAAAATTCACCTCCAAAGACGAGGAAATTGACTTCTGGAAGGCTCTTTCGCTGAAGTACAAGAAAAA TTATAAGGAGGCACAGGAGGAGTTGCTGGAGTTCCAAGAGGGGAGCAGAGAGCTGGAGACAGAGCTGGAGACACAACTGGGCCAGGCGGAGCATCGCATCAGAGACCTGCATGCGGACAATGAGAGACTGCAGCATGAGCTCGACTCTCTCAAG GAGAAGCTGGAGTATCAGTATTCTCAGAGCTATAAACAGATCTCTGTACTGGAGGACGACCTAAGCCAGACTCGAGGCATCAAGGAGCAGCTGCACAAATACGTCAGAGAGCTAGAGCAGGCCAATGACGACCTGGAGAGAGCTAAGAG AGCCACGATTACATCTCTGGAGGACTTTGAGCAGAGGCTGAACCAGGCCATTGAGAGAAACGCCTTTCTGGAGAGTGAACTGGATGAGAAAGAGTCTCTCCTGGTGTCTGTGCAGAGACTAAAAGATGAAGCCAGGG ACTTGCGGCAAGAGCTTGCGGTGCGAGAGAGTCGCCCGGAGGTGACGAGAATGTCAGCCCCCAGCTCTCCGACTCCAGACAATGACAAAACCGACTCCGCGGTCCAGGCCTCCCTCTCTCTGCCAGCTACACCTCTCAGCAACAACCTGGACAATGCTTTCACCAGCCAGACAG TTCTGGCCAACAGCTCCACTAATGCAGCCCTCACTCCATCTGCTAGAATATCAGCGCTCAATATTGTTGGCGATCTACTGCGCAAAGTTGGG GCTTTAGAGTCCAAGCTCACAGCATGTCGAAATTTTGCCAAGGACCAGGCAGCCAGGAAGAACTATGTCACAAATGTCAACGGCAATCTGATTAATGGCGACATTTCAAATTACTCGCACTCGCTCCACACATCCTACTTCGACAAAGC GACAATGAACGGTTTGGACCCCGGCACCGTGACGAACATCTCGGCCCCGCCAAGCTCCAACTCTCCGTCCGGCCTAGTGCTCAGCGTGTGA
- the ndel1a gene encoding nuclear distribution protein nudE-like 1-A isoform X3 translates to MDANMIPKFTSKDEEIDFWKALSLKYKKNYKEAQEELLEFQEGSRELETELETQLGQAEHRIRDLHADNERLQHELDSLKEKLEYQYSQSYKQISVLEDDLSQTRGIKEQLHKYVRELEQANDDLERAKRATITSLEDFEQRLNQAIERNAFLESELDEKESLLVSVQRLKDEARDLRQELAVRESRPEVTRMSAPSSPTPDNDKTDSAVQASLSLPATPLSNNLDNAFTSQTVLANSSTNAALTPSARISALNIVGDLLRKVGALESKLTACRNFAKDQAARKNYVTNVNGNLINGDISNYSHSLHTSYFDKARRERVIFPALLLAGQ, encoded by the exons ATGGATGCAAATATGATACCAAAATTCACCTCCAAAGACGAGGAAATTGACTTCTGGAAGGCTCTTTCGCTGAAGTACAAGAAAAA TTATAAGGAGGCACAGGAGGAGTTGCTGGAGTTCCAAGAGGGGAGCAGAGAGCTGGAGACAGAGCTGGAGACACAACTGGGCCAGGCGGAGCATCGCATCAGAGACCTGCATGCGGACAATGAGAGACTGCAGCATGAGCTCGACTCTCTCAAG GAGAAGCTGGAGTATCAGTATTCTCAGAGCTATAAACAGATCTCTGTACTGGAGGACGACCTAAGCCAGACTCGAGGCATCAAGGAGCAGCTGCACAAATACGTCAGAGAGCTAGAGCAGGCCAATGACGACCTGGAGAGAGCTAAGAG AGCCACGATTACATCTCTGGAGGACTTTGAGCAGAGGCTGAACCAGGCCATTGAGAGAAACGCCTTTCTGGAGAGTGAACTGGATGAGAAAGAGTCTCTCCTGGTGTCTGTGCAGAGACTAAAAGATGAAGCCAGGG ACTTGCGGCAAGAGCTTGCGGTGCGAGAGAGTCGCCCGGAGGTGACGAGAATGTCAGCCCCCAGCTCTCCGACTCCAGACAATGACAAAACCGACTCCGCGGTCCAGGCCTCCCTCTCTCTGCCAGCTACACCTCTCAGCAACAACCTGGACAATGCTTTCACCAGCCAGACAG TTCTGGCCAACAGCTCCACTAATGCAGCCCTCACTCCATCTGCTAGAATATCAGCGCTCAATATTGTTGGCGATCTACTGCGCAAAGTTGGG GCTTTAGAGTCCAAGCTCACAGCATGTCGAAATTTTGCCAAGGACCAGGCAGCCAGGAAGAACTATGTCACAAATGTCAACGGCAATCTGATTAATGGCGACATTTCAAATTACTCGCACTCGCTCCACACATCCTACTTCGACAAAGC cAGAAGAGAGAGGGTCATTTTCCCTGCGTTGCTCTTGG CAGGACAATGA
- the armc7 gene encoding armadillo repeat-containing protein 7: MAGKNRFSVSDRFEFLQGLVTEFQDTDNEESKEQVLANLANFAYDPSNMEALRMLQVTELFLDMLTEENDNFVEFGIGGLCNLSMERESRDQILQSGGVPLVISCLSSNRDETVLSAISTLMNLTTAASRAETTDSAVVQCMLRFSLTQNPRLRNLASVFLEDYCTREQVDRAREGMQGQSQSAVGIPLPKD; the protein is encoded by the exons ATGGCAGGGAAGAATCGATTCTCAGTGTCTGACAGGTTTGAGTTCCTGCAGGGGCTGGTCACCGAGTTTCAGGACACTGACAATGAGG AGTCTAAAGAGCAAGTGCTGGCAAACCTGGCCAACTTTGCCTATGATCCATCAAACATGGAAGCTCTTCGAATGCTCCAGGTGACTGAGCTCTTCCTGGACATGCTGACAGAAGAGAACGACAACTTTGTGGAGTTCGGAATTG GTGGCTTATGTAACCTCAGCATGGAGCGCGAGTCCCGTGATCAAATCCTGCAAAGCGGTGGAGTCCCATTAGTGATATCATGCCTGTCGAGTAACAGAGATGAGACGGTTCTCTCTGCCATCAGTACATTAATGAACCTCACCACAGCTGCCTCTCGCGCTGAGACCACAGACAGTGCCGTGGTGCAGTGCATGCTGCGCTTCTCCCTCACTCAGAACCCGCGGCTCAGGAACCTGGCTTCTGTCTTCCTGGAGGACTACTGCACACGGGAACAAGTGGACAGAGCCCGAGAGGGAATGCAGGGACAAAGTCAATCAGCGGTAGGGATTCCACTTCCAAAGGACTGA
- the chad gene encoding chondroadherin: MMYSFSFLLVLVSLQVCVPFAFSAPTQCPSQCHCHGDLQHVICDNVGLKKIPRISEATRLLNLQRNNLGNLPTGGFSEMTGLISLHVQHCQIREISSQAFKGLKKLIYLYLSNNEISTIKAGAFEDLTELTYLYLDGNQITSLPKGIFSPMINLFILQLDNNKLRELQPGTFTGANDLRWLYMSGNELNSIQPGALDEVENLAILTLDRNQLSTYPLLAMSKLRVVEELNLSKNPLSFIPDHAFRSFGRYMEKLHLNDMSLEKFSNAAFEGVTALKSLHLENNKLKSLPNSLEFSTLQNITLFNNPWSCTCQLANLKKWMDTGRHRPDAVCASPGNQKGKQIRDSTAFTRCKAKTKRTRKGTRL, translated from the exons ATGATGTACAGTTTCAGCTTCTTACTGGTGCTAGTGAGTCTACAGGTTTGCGTCCCTTTTGCATTTTCTGCACCAACTCAGTGCCCAAGCCAGTGCCACTGCCACGGGGACCTGCAACATGTTATCTGTGACAACGTCGGACTCAAGAAGATCCCCCGTATATCCGAGGCCACTCGTCTCCTAAATCTGCAAAGGAACAACCTGGGAAATCTCCCAACTGGGGGCTTCAGCGAGATGACGGGGCTAATTTCTCTGCATGTGCAGCACTGTCAAATCCGAGAGATCTCCAGCCAGGCTTTCAAAGGGCTAAAGAAGCTCATCTACCTCTACTTGTCTAATAATGAGATCAGCACTATCAAAGCAGGTGCTTTTGAGGACCTAACCGAACTGACCTATCTCTATTTGGATGGTAACCAAATCACAAGCCTTCCGAAGGGCATTTTTTCTCCCATGATCAACCTGTTTATCTTGCAGCTTGACAACAACAAGCTTCGAGAGCTGCAGCCTGGTACTTTCACAGGTGCTAATGATCTCAGGTGGCTTTATATGAGTGGCAACGAGCTAAACTCCATACAGCCAGGTGCTCTTGATGAAGTGGAGAACCTGGCCATTCTAACCTTGGACCGTAACCAGCTGTCCACCTACCCTCTTCTGGCTATGAGCAAGCTGCGTGTCGTGGAGGAACTCAACTTGTCCAAAAACCCTCTCAGCTTCATCCCTGACCACGCATTCCGGAGCTTCGGCCGCTACATGGAGAAGCTCCATCTAAACGACATGAGCCTGGAGAAG TTCTCCAATGCTGCCTTTGAGGGAGTGACGGCTCTCAAATCTCTGCACCTTGAGAACAACAAGCTGAAGTCGCTGCCAAACAGCCTTGAGTTCAGCACTCTCCAGAACATCACGCTCTTCAACAATCCCTGGAGCTGCACCTGCCAGTTAGCAAATCTCAAAAA ATGGATGGACACTGGACGCCATCGCCCTGATGCAGTTTGTGCTTCCCCTGGAAACCAGAAAGGAAAGCAAATAAGAGATAGCACTGCTTTCACCCGCTGCAAGGCAAAGACAAAGAGGACCAGGAAGGGAACACGGCTCTGA